The following proteins come from a genomic window of Excalfactoria chinensis isolate bCotChi1 chromosome 6, bCotChi1.hap2, whole genome shotgun sequence:
- the PKD2L1 gene encoding polycystin-2-like protein 1, translating into MSSHLSNRAESHFRSPEEHELEAMGKKAWDNPVYNGSPSTSLKIRAIYNPKSILENPYESFEEARDPVPYQEEQNENMEGKTNPFLRCCFYIFRGIRGLWGTTLTENTAENRELYVKTTLRELLVYIVFLVDICLLTYGMTSSNAYYYTKVMSELFLQSSSDSRVSFQSIGSMADFWVYAQGPLLDNLYWTKWYNNESLAAHNTQSYIYYENLLLGVPRMRQLKVKNNSCVVHDDFKEEISGCYDVYSEDKEEKVSFGLINGTAWRYHSEEELGGSSHWGRLTSYSGGGYYVDLKLTREESAEALQVLKEKLWLDRGTRVVFIDFSVYNANINLFCVLRLVVEFPATGGAIPSWQIRTVKLIRYVSTWDFFIVACEIVFCIFIFYYVVEEILELRIHRLQYFTSIWNILDVVVILLSIVAIGFHIFRTIEVNRLLGELLKHPETYADFEFLAFWQTQYNNMNAVNLFFAWIKIFKYISFNKTMTQLSSTLARCAKDILGFAIMFFIVFFAYAQLGYLLFGTQVENFSTFVKCIFTQFRIILGDFDYNSIDNANRVLGPVYFVTYVFFVFFVLLNMFLAIINDTYSEVKEELSSQKDELQLSDILKQSYNRTLMRLKLKKERISDVQKALQNGTKELDFEDFKNSLKELGHADHEITAAFSRFDKDGNHILDEEEQQQMQHDLEAKRVALNTEIENLGKSYGGKNLEENLSYMEAKNNHANKASWVSKEEFQVLLQRVLHLEQSIHSIGSKIDAVVSKLEVLERNKLKIKDLMGKPLDNSGKEEEPSQEEVLSHGLDQLEKEAAEGWGLECVQGNNTSCISSQNGICPVLLSLSVPGSQAPKNIQSQSDECF; encoded by the exons ATGAGTTCTCACCTAAGCAACAGAGCTGAGAGCCACTTTCGATCCCCAGAGGAGCATGAACTGGAAGCTATGGGGAAGAAAGCCTGGGATAATCCTGTCTACAATGGCTCACCCTCTACCTCCTTGAAGATTCGAGCCATCTACAACCCCAAATCAATTCTGGAGAATCCCTATGAGAGCTTTGAAGAGGCAAGGGATCCGGTGCCGTACCAGGAGGAACAGAACGAAAATATGGAGGGGAAGACAAATCCTTTCCTCAGGTGCTGCTTCTACATCTTCAGAGGCATCCGAG GTCTGTGGGGCACTACCCTAACTGAGAACACAGCTGAAAATAGGGAGCTTTATGTGAAGACTACTCTGCGAGAGCTCCTGGTCTACATCGTGTTCTTGGTGGACATCTGTCTGT TGACGTATGGTATGACAAGTTCCAATGCCTATTACTACACTAAAGTGATGTCTGAGCTGTTCCTGCAGAGCTCCTCAGACAGCCGTGTCTCCTTCCAGTCCATTGGCAGCATGGCTGACTTCTGGGTG TATGCACAAGGTCCTCTTCTGGATAATCTTTACTGGACAAAGTGGTACAACAATGAGTCCCTAGCAGCGCACAACACTCAGTCATACATCTATTATGAGAACCTGTTACTGGGCGTCCCACGCATGCGACAGCTGAAGGTGAAGAACAATTCCTGTGTGGTTCATGATGACTTCAAAGAGGAGATCTCAGGCTGCTATGATGTCTACTCAGaagacaaagaggaaaaagtctCCTTCGGACTGATCAATGGAACAGC GTGGAGGTACCATTCTGAGGAAGAGCTGGGTGGCTCATCTCACTGGGGAAGACTAACCAGTTACAGTGGGGGTGGATACTACGTAGACCTCAAGTTGACCAGAGAAGAAAGTGCTGAAGCCCTGCAAGTCTTGAAGGAGAAATTATGGTTGGATCGGGGGACACGAGTTGTCTTCATTGATTTCTCTGTGTATAATGCAAATATCAATCTGTTCTGTGTTCTGAG GTTAGTAGTTGAGTTTCCAGCCACTGGTGGTGCCATTCCCTCCTGGCAAATCCGGACAGTCAAGCTTATACGATATGTCAGCACATGGGATTTTTTCATTGTTGCCTGTGAAATCGTTTTCTGTATCTTCATCTTCTACTATGTGGTGGAGGAGATTTTGGAGCTGCGTATCCACAGGCTTCAGTACTTTACCAGCATATGGAACATCTTGGATGTGGTTGTCATTCTG CTCTCCATTGTTGCTATCGGATTTCACATCTTTCGTACCATAGAGGTGAACAGACTGTTGGGGGAGCTGCTGAAACATCCAGAAACCTACGCGGACTTTGAGTTCCTAGCATTCTGGCAGACTCAGTACAATAATATGAATGCAGTCAACTTATTCTTTGCCTGGATCAAG ataTTCAAGTATATTAGCTTTAACAAAACAATGACTCAGCTGTCCTCCACGTTGGCACGTTGTGCCAAGGACATCCTGGGTTTTGCCATTATGTTCTTTATTGTCTTCTTTGCCTATGCCCAGTTGGGTTACCTTCTTTTTGGGACACAAGTGGAAAACTTCAGTACCTTTGTTAAATGCAT cTTCACCCAATTTCGGATCATTCTTGGTGACTTTGACTACAATTCCATTGACAATGCCAACAGGGTCCTTGGGCCTGTTTATTTCGTCACCTAcgtgttctttgttttctttgtgctccTG AACATGTTTCTGGCCATCATCAATGACACCTACTCAGAAGTCAAGGAGGAACTTTCAAGCCAGAAGGatgagctgcagctctcagacaTCTTGAAGCAG AGCTACAACCGGACACTTATGAGGTTGAAGCTGAAAAAGGAACGGATTTCTGATgtgcagaaagcactgcagaatggAACGAAAGAGCTGGACTTTGAGGACTTCAAGAACAGCTTGAAGGA GCTGGGCCATGCGGACCATGAGATCACAGCAGCCTTCTCCAGGTTTGACAAAGATGGCAATCACATTCTCGATGAAGAGGAGCAACAGCAGATGCAGCATGACCTGGAGgcaaaaagg GTTGCTCTGAATACAGAGATTGAAAATTTAGGGAAATCCTATGGTGGCAAAAACTTGGAGGAGAATCTGTCCTACATGGAAGCAAAGAATAACCATGCCAATAAGGCCAGCTGGGTCTCCAAAGAAGAGTTCCAAGT ACTTCTGCAACGTGTGCTGCATCTGGAGCAGTCCATACACAGCATTGGCTCCAAGATTGATGCGGTAGTGAGCAAGCTAGAAGTGCTGGAGAGaaacaagctgaaaataaaagatctgATGGGCAAGCCTCTGGATAACAGCGGGAAG GAGGAAGAACCCAGTCAGGAAGAAGTTCTCTCCCATGGCCTAGACCAGCtggagaaagaagcagcagaaggctGGGGATTGGAATGTGTACAGGGAAATAACACAAGCTGCATCTCTTCTCAGAATGGGATCTGCCCAGTCTTGCTCAGTTTAAGTGTACCAGGGTCTCAGGCACCCAAGAACATCCAGTCACAGTCTGATGAGTGTTTCTAG